The following nucleotide sequence is from Phacochoerus africanus isolate WHEZ1 chromosome 6, ROS_Pafr_v1, whole genome shotgun sequence.
tataccgcgggagcggcctaagaaatagcaacaacaacaacaacaacaacaaaaatgaaaaataattaaaaaataataataaatccatCCTCACTCTTTAATGGAGGAGTCAGGGCTTCACACCTTGAAATACCACTATGGGTGGGTCCAAGCATGGGTGTGGAATGTCAGTGACAGTGAGACCGCATCTTGTTACTTCAGAGaatgattttacacacacacacacacacacacacacggaccaCTCAACCATTCAACCAGGCTTGGCTCTTCTGAGAGTTTGGTGGTTGCTTTACTTCATCCTCTCTTTTGTCTCTGACAGTCAATCAGTTTCCAGCCCTCAGAGAATCTCCCTTTGCAGCATCTCTTAAACATGGCCCCTCCTCCATTCCCTCAGCCACCAGCATAGATGGAAACCTCATTAAAGATCACctagaatgggagttccccttgtggctcagcagtaacaaaccctactagtatccatgaggatgcagattccatcactagcctcattcagtgggttaaggatccagcattgccatgagccgtggtgtaggggTCATGGTATAGACtgacagctgcatctctgattcgacctctagccccctagcctgggaaccttcatatgctgcaggtgcagccctaaaaacctgggggggaggggaggaagtcaCCTAGAATGTTGTAAAAGCTTCTAGATATCCTTATTCCCCCTTCCCTTTAGGGCTCTAATTCTCCTTTTCATATCACCCTTCTCCCTGGCACAAAAGTCCCACCACCCCTAGGAGGACGCCCAGTGCCTAAGCCCACATTATGGAAGGCAATTCACAGACTGATGCTACCCTCCCAGCCAGCCTGGTCTCCACTCTTCCCAACACAAGCATTCCTAGATGATCCTCCGTGTTCATGCTAGATGTCACATGTTTGCCCATGATGGAACCTCCCACCTGGGGGTGCTTCTCTTTAATCCCACCACTTTACTTCCCATTTCCTCTGCAAATCTTCCCCCTTACTGTGGCCTTACATGGAAGTCCATGTCTCTGACTTCCTGTATCACTCAGAGTATGTGTCATATAAAAATGTGGGTATATGGTGGCATGAATTGTcattaaaaatagttatattcaccaattcattcatttttcatttatgtgtgGCTTGTTCACGTTCCCCTCAAGAATAAATCATTTTCGGTATTAAGCATGGTGCTAATCTAATAATAGATCCTAAATGAATAGTAAGtgttaggtttgtttttttttttaaggtgagtgaatatatataaagtataaaactGTGATAAAGCACTTCATTATATACAAGTCTGCCAAGTTCCAggtatatagaaatgaaaatgactcaaataaaacatttatttattccttcaacaAAGATTATGGTCTACTACATGCCAGTAATGAGCTGGATagtagtgattaaaaaaataactcacaACCTCAAGCCTGAAGGAAACTGTAATCTAATGAGAAAGATAGACACATAAACAGATAATTCTAATGTAACCTGGGATCTGTAAAGATCTGGATATATCCATGGGAGCACAGAAGAGAAACCTTCCTGGAGGAGATGATGTATGCAATGATTCACAAAATGAGTAGTTAAATACAGTGAGATTTTGGAGGGGAAAGAGAAGTGCAGTCAAAGGGCACAGCATGAGCAAAGGGGCACAAGTGAGAAACAGCCTGGTATGTAGGGACAAGGAGGCCAGACCTCAGAGGGCCACATATGTCCTAAAAAGAACTTGAATTTTATCCTGTAGGTGATGCCAGTGATGCCCACGTAAAGGAGCCTTTGAAGGGTTTTAGGTATAGAAAAGACATAATCAGATCTGCCCTTTTGAGCACCAGTGCAGCCTAAAAGATGAATTGGAGGGGGATCAGGGGTGGACATAGAGAGGCGAGTATGGACCATTACAGTAGATTAGGTAAGAGATGCTGAGGGCTTGGATTAAATGAGGACAATGAGACTGGATGGAGAAAAGAAGATAAACTCAAGCATCACTTATGGAGCAAATGCAAGTAGCTGTGGCAGTCCAGGAGCGGGGAAAGGAAGTGCCAAAGAGAACTCTGACTTCTGGCCTGGAAGATGGGGTAAGCAGCGGGCTAAAGCCTGCATCTGAGACAGGGGGCAGGTCTAGGTTTATGGTGGAGATGGTGAGTTTGGCATGGGCTATGTGGAATTCGACGTGCCTTTGGCATTCCATTCAAAGAGGTCCTCTTAAATGGTCATAGAGTGATTCCAGTGTTGTTACCATTCTTGGAACTTATCAGGAACCTCTTTGAAAACTACTATCAAAGCCAACTTCTCAGCTACATAAAACAGTCATGCATTTTATAGACATAActctttttgcaaaaataaaaactaaaaatccaCCACATTGGAATGTACATTAATACctattttttcataaaagaaaaataatatgataattttccaaaaaaaaaatctactcccTATTCACTAGGCATAAGTCATAATAAATTTTGGCCACTTCCAAAAATCAAATCCTCCCTTAATGATATAGTCCTGGGGTCCCTGGGGCTGTGGAAGAGAACATGCCTTAGATCCAAGAGATTTCCAATTGAGCAATGGCAGAAGTCACAGCAATGGATGGAATGAGTATGTAGCCGCCGCCCCAGGTCACCAAACCCATTGGCTACACTGAGCCAGGTGCTTTTGTTTTGATGTGATGATTGAGAATCCTACTTTATGTCTCTGTTCTAGAGACTACTTCAAGACAAGGTGATCTTTCTTGTCTTTCAAGATAGGCATAAGAATACAGCTTTATTGTATTATCTCTGTTTTCAGAAAATCTGGGACCCAACTAAGCTTTGAGATTTTCCCATAATATCTAGACTCTGAGCCCACGTCTCTGCTCATGTAGCTCTGGGCAGGAAAATGGAGGCACAAATATGAATTGTAAAGACTCTATAGACAAAGTAATTGAATTGAATGGCAAGAGATCCAGTCCTGAAAAGAACAGTGTTATAGCAAGCCAAATTCTCCAGGCAACATGCCAGAGCTGGCCCAGCGTTTAGTTCAGGAGAGTAAGTTTGATTTTATGCTACTGAGAATACTCATCCTCCGGCCCCACAGAGGATACCGAAGGCCAGCAGGGCCCAGACACtgtaacaaaaacaaagaacaggatTGAGGCAACACAGAAAATGAATGGCTGGTGACTGAATAATTGTCTCAACCTTTGACTTGGGGAATAAATCTGCCTCCAGTGTGGCCATTTCATTAACCCCAcaggcagatttttttctcacttgacCTGACCCATGTATAATTATATCCCACTCAAACAATACTGATTCCCTTTTGTACAGTAACAAGTGACTATAGATTTACCTGGGAGCTACTCCTTGGCTCAATTAAAACTAGCATGGGTAGAAAAATGGGTTATCTCCAACTTTCTCCATCAAGTCAATTCTTACTTAGTTTCTGCCAACCATTATGTTTCTGCCAACCATTATACACTACAGTTATAGTAGCATGGAAGCAAGAGAAaagtttcctgtggctgtgagCTCAACTCCTCTCTAGCAATCCAGGCTTCTCTTCCCTTTGGGCTGAAGATAACTAGCATAGAGAGTGCTGTAGTGACAGCAGGAGGCAGCAGTTTGTGTCTCCATGTCCCCATGTGAAGGATTTTGAGACATTTCAGTATTAACCTGGCAATGCAACTCCCTCTGAGGCCATGAGTATAAAGTCCTTCAGGATCTTCTGTCACTtcataagagaaagaaatttatttatttatttatttatttatttatttatttatttatttttagggccgcacctgctgcacatggaagttcccgggccaggggttgaatcagagctgcagctgccagcttatgccacagccacagcaacatggaatctgagccacgtctgtgacctacaccacagctcacagcaatgttggatctttaacccactgagcaaggccagggattgaacctgcatcctcatcaatcctagtccggttcgttaccactcagccacgatgggaagtccaggAAGAACTTTATATCAAACAAGACTGCCACCTAAGCTGAGGAGTGGAGcagtctcatttctttctttaattattaaattctTATAAAACAGTACTGAGAATCATTCTTGGTCGCAGGAAATTTTGGATAAATGGAGGGTGCTTAGCCAGACTCTACTGACTAAATGTCTGCCCCTATTAGGGACCAGTCCAGCTCTCCATGGCTGCTCTGAGAGCTGATAGTTCATTGGATAGCTTGACTCTCCTCCACTCTGGCTTCCTCCAGCATCATGTAAGGGCACTTCAGAAAGCAGTGTAGCACAGTGGTCAAAAGCATAGACCTTGGACAACTCCCAGCTCCACCTCTTACAATCTGTAGAACCTTGGCATGTACCTTAACATCTTTAAGCTTCCATCCTCTCATgtgtaaatggaaataaaaatgtatttatttatcttgaagGATATTTTGAGCATTAACtaagaaaacataattatttaGCACATTGGTTGGAATAGAGTAAGCATTCAGTAAGTATCAGCTTGaggatgataatgataatggGGGAAAGACATGGGCTGAGATAGGGCACAtagcttcctccttccttctgttcAAGGTTGGGGGCAGTCAGGAGAAGTAGCAAAGTGCCAAGAATGGCAAGTTCACTAAACTAAGCAAGTAGACTTCCAGCCTGGACTTAGAGTTGATGGAAGAACAGCATATTTGAGGCTATATATGCCAGTCTATGGCACAACTTGTACATCGAGGTGGTTTCCCAAAGGTGACCACTATCTCCTATGTAATGAGTTtctatgtatatgttttataaGTTCTGGATTGGCCATTGACTGTAATTTAAACAACTTTCTTCAATGAGTAGAAATTCTACTCCCGTGATTTCCTAGGAAATCAATATAACCTTTGACCTTACCTCCTTTTGCCCTTCTTTGCACCTGTTTCTTCCTTCCAAGTACATCAGATTTCAGCTACCACCTTCTCTTAACAAACAAACCTTACACACACATACTTCCTGGGAAAGTGGGTCTTGCAATGGAATGCTTCTAGAAAGTCCATTACAACTGCACTATTCCAACTAATTGGTGCCTCTTGTGTGTATCACTATTGCTTCTTTGAGCTTTTGGCTTCCAGTTGGACCAGAGGTGATTTAATTTAGCTTGTTTTTGgtattgcttttgtatttttgttttgttttgatttgttctcatttaatcctgaagCAGCACAGCATAGAACTTTTTGACCTGAATTCCCCCTCTGAACTTCCCATTTTGCCCAAGTTGACTGTGTTCGTAAGTGGTGGGCACCTCTCCagcttttgaaaaattcattCAGCCTCTTCTTTTCTTGTGCATCTCTTCTGATTTGCCAGGTCAAGCTGGGAACTTCCTGACTTGAGGGAAGGGAGAGTAAAAGCCATCAGTGACTCAGATGGGGTGAGCTACCCTTGGTACGGGAACACCACAGAGACTGTGACCCTGGTTGGCCCCACCAACAAGATCTCCAGGTTCTCCGTCAGCATGAATGACAATTTCTACCCCAGTGTGACGTGGGCAGTGCCAGTGAGTGACAGCAATGTGCCTCTGCTCACGAGGATCAAGAGGGACCAAAGTTTCACTACCTGGCTGGTGGCCATGAACACCACCACCAAAGAGAAGATCATTCTGCAGACCATCAAGTGGAGGATGAGGGTGGACATTGAGGTGGACCCTCTTCAGCTCTTGGGGCAACGTGCCCGGCTGGTAGGCAGGACTCAGCAGGAGCAGCCCCGGATCCTGAGCCGGATGGAGCCCATCCCCCCCAACGCACTAGTGAAACCCAATGCCAACGATGCCCAGGTCCTCATGTGGAGGCCCAAGCGGGGGCCACCTCTGGTTGTGATCCCTCCTAAGTAGAAGCAGACTCTCCTGACTGTGTGTGGAGCACATGCCACTGAGACACGCAGGGAGGTTGCCAGGGGTGGCAGGAGCCAAACTGAGTTTCTGAGCCAAAGCAGACCTCGCAGTTTGCCAGCCTTTGCAGCCACTTGTGAAGAGTGGAGCTGCTCTTTGGGTGGTAGAACCATAATCCTTAGGAAAAGTCCCTTCCTTTTAGGAATAAAGAAATCACTGATTTGACAGACTTGCTGTGATTACCATGCAAGTAGCCATATTTTGGAGCTGACCAGGATGATTCTTTTATCTGAACTCTTGACCATTTCTTTCCTGTGAGATGCAGGGGATGGAAACGAAACTAAACAGTGCCTGTGGTAAATGCTGCTTCCCAACCAATTTGAAGTGAGAGTGAGAACATCCACACCAGGTGTTTGTAAGAGAGTCCCGCTGTCCAGCTGGAGGGTGCTGGGGAAGGGGATGGAATGAAAGTCAGGTGGTGAAGAGAATGGGcaatggaaagagaagggaatgctttgttattgaaaaataacacccgtgggagttcctgtcgtggctcagatgtaatgaacccaactagtatccatgaggatgcaggttcgatccctggccacactcagtgggttaaggatctggcattgccatgagctgtggtgtaggttgcagacacagtttggatctggcattgttgtggctatggtgtaggccagcagctacagctccagttcaacccctagcccgggaacctccatatgctgtgggtgaggccctaaaaagacaaaaaaagaaagaaaaagaaaaaaagaaaaataatacctgTGCATGTATTAGTTAATCATCAGATCAGCTACACACTCCCTGGAATGAAAGAAACACTTAGAAAACTGGCTCCATTCTGAAGGAGAGCGTCCTCGGAACTGTCCGAGGTGCTGACAGTGGTTCTAACTGATGGAGACTCTCAATGGTTCCATCTACCCACCTCTTTCCAAAAACTGCTTATTCAGAGTATCCTCAGTCACAGTATTTGGATAAATAGTTTCTGTATTCTGTAGCATCTGTGATATATTGGTCCTTCACCAGATTTTTAGTGAGATCTGAGTTGTGATTTACAGCTTCTTATTCTGTTCCCATTACCAGCCCTACGTTTacaaaaagataattatttatGAAACATGAACCCATGTAGGGTTTCAAGAACATTTCAacaaataagaataatatttttattctttggaggttttttttagtttctgaatGATTGAACACATAGAATGAACACGTTTGCTTATgtgcacacacattcacacatgcaAGCACACAGGCCAGAATGCAGATAGCATAATTACTAGCAGATTTGCCAGCTGTACTTGCATGTGTACTTATAGCTTTTATGCAAACACTGCACATACTTTGTGtatctatatgtttattttagcTCAGTTTCACAGAAGCTAAACTTTAACTACTTGAGCACTTGTGAGgaagtacttaataaatgcttaaCTTCAGAGCTCCTAATGAAAATCTGAATCACTCACAGTAGGCAAACTTGTATTGCTGAGATCTGACCAATAGAGATATTGACTTTAGTCAGGCCAATAAAAACTTTGAGGTTTACAGTATTTACAATAAGGACTTTTCCGGCTCTTCTGGCTCAAATCACCACAAAAAGAGCTTTTCCCTTTATTCTCAATAGTACTAacttgatagatagatagatagatagatagatagatagatagatagatagataatagatccTTGTTCAAAATCCCCCATGCCAATAATTATAAAATTCTCACAATGTCATTGCGTAGTCTGTGGGTGTATATTGCCAGCTTAATTTCAGAGGTGAGAGAGTTAATATTTGGAGAAGTTACTGCACTCCTGTAGTTGGCTCCAATGATCTGTCTTTTATCAGAGTTTgaagatggagaaggaaaagcaggaagacttgtttattacttttattaacaATGCAGTTTAATCTAATTTATTTCAGGTTCTAATCCCAGAGGATGGTGCTTCTTTGCAGGGTTAACAGATCCATTCCAAATTATGTAGTGTTAACTCACACCTCAACCACCAGCTACTCTCTCATAGATCAGTTATTGATGGCAAGCTGAGCTATTTATAACACCACATTAATGACACATCGGTGACTCACAGAAGACCTGGAGACATTCCATTTAGAAATAATTCAGCTATTACATTTGGATTCCCTGGCCGTTTCCATGCCTCCTTATTTTATGGAAGAGGTAGCCCCAGAGAGCTCCATGGTTTAAATATGAAACTGCTTAATTTCCATGCTGACATCAGAAACAGGAATCTCTCCCTGTGATTGAATTAGATGCTATCCTTATGGAATTCTGGAGTGTGGATACTGATCTTGGAATCTAATCCATGTGGCCTTACTTTAAGAAAAcctgatatttaaaaatcaaaaattttaacaGACAAAATATTAATCAGAAAGTATTTTTATGTTACAAAATCCTACACAAGATTTCTGCCCATGAAAATAAGATATGACTTACACAATTACATGCACGTATAGCATAACTTTTTCAGAGGTACAACTGTATTTATAAAGCAAAGTGCTACCTACTTAGCTAGACTTGTTCCCACTGAAAACTTacacttttcagaatttttaaagaaatgacccCAGGCCAGTTTTATGGAAAATTAAGTAataacaaaattgagaaaaatagatGTGAAAGtgcttataaaatttaaaagcactGGGCAAATATATATTATGACTATTGTCAGTGATACTTTTGTCAACTCTATGGTTGGGTCTCTCAATTCTGAAATCAGTTTGGCAGAATGCTCTATTGCTCTGCAGCCTATTACTTTAGGTTGGGCCTTTACAAGgaaatgttcccttttctttctctcatccttAAATCATTACATTTCAGCTTAGTCAGGACATTGTTAAATGAAAGTCTCCCC
It contains:
- the FAM78B gene encoding protein FAM78B isoform X3; its protein translation is MPRSSWELPDLREGRVKAISDSDGVSYPWYGNTTETVTLVGPTNKISRFSVSMNDNFYPSVTWAVPVSDSNVPLLTRIKRDQSFTTWLVAMNTTTKEKIILQTIKWRMRVDIEVDPLQLLGQRARLVGRTQQEQPRILSRMEPIPPNALVKPNANDAQVLMWRPKRGPPLVVIPPK
- the FAM78B gene encoding protein FAM78B isoform X1, coding for MGCIQSITCKARIRRENIVVYDVCATIDQCPTRIEETSPIVLRYKTPYFKASARVVMPPIPRHETWVVGWIQACNQMEFFNTYSDLGMSSWELPDLREGRVKAISDSDGVSYPWYGNTTETVTLVGPTNKISRFSVSMNDNFYPSVTWAVPVSDSNVPLLTRIKRDQSFTTWLVAMNTTTKEKIILQTIKWRMRVDIEVDPLQLLGQRARLVGRTQQEQPRILSRMEPIPPNALVKPNANDAQVLMWRPKRGPPLVVIPPK
- the FAM78B gene encoding protein FAM78B isoform X4, which translates into the protein MNDNFYPSVTWAVPVSDSNVPLLTRIKRDQSFTTWLVAMNTTTKEKIILQTIKWRMRVDIEVDPLQLLGQRARLVGRTQQEQPRILSRMEPIPPNALVKPNANDAQVLMWRPKRGPPLVVIPPK
- the FAM78B gene encoding protein FAM78B isoform X2, with product MESLRSSWELPDLREGRVKAISDSDGVSYPWYGNTTETVTLVGPTNKISRFSVSMNDNFYPSVTWAVPVSDSNVPLLTRIKRDQSFTTWLVAMNTTTKEKIILQTIKWRMRVDIEVDPLQLLGQRARLVGRTQQEQPRILSRMEPIPPNALVKPNANDAQVLMWRPKRGPPLVVIPPK